One window of Catharus ustulatus isolate bCatUst1 chromosome 3, bCatUst1.pri.v2, whole genome shotgun sequence genomic DNA carries:
- the SESN1 gene encoding sestrin-1 isoform X5, with product MHTLFAESFATLGRLDNVTLVMVFHPQYLESFLKTQHYLLQMDGPLPLHYRHYIGIMAAARHQCSYLVNLHVNDFLHVGGDPKWLNGLENAPQKLQNLGELNKMLAHRPWLITKEHIEQLLKTEENSWSLAELIHAVVLLTHYHSLASFTFGCGISPEIDCEGGHTFRPPSVSNYCICDITNGYHGVDEIHASQAGSIPSTESVCEVEALMEKMKQLQECRDEEEASQEEMATRFEREKRESMFVCSSEDEESAATRDVSRHFEDTSYGYKDFSRHGMHVPTFRVQDYSWEDHGYSLVNRLYPDVGQLLDEKFHIAYNLTYNTMAMHKDVDTSMLRRAIWNYIHCMFGIRYDDYDYGEINQLLDRSFKVYIKTVVCTPEKTTKRMYDSFWRQFKHSEKVHVNLLLVEARMQAELLYALRAITRYMT from the exons ATGCACACACTGTTTGCTGAGTCTTTTGCCACGCTGGGCCGACTGGACAATGTCACCTTGGTGATGGTTTTCCACCCACAGTATCTGGAAAGCTTTCTAAAAACTCAGCACTATCTGCTGCAGATGGATGGCCCGCTCCCGCTCCATTACCGGCACTACATTGGGATAATG GCTGCAGCACGACATCAGTGCTCTTACCTTGTTAACCTCCATGTGAATGACTTCCTTCATGTCGGTGGAGACCCTAAATGGTTGAATGGTCTGGAAAATGCACctcaaaaattgcaaaatttagGAGAACTGAACAAAATGTTGGCTCACCGACCCTGGCTTATCACCAAGGAACATATCGAG caactttTGAAGACTGAAGAGAACAGCTGgtccctggcagagctgatcCATGCAGTTGTTCTCCTTACACACTACCACTCCCTTGCTTCCTTCACGTTTGGCTGTGGCATCAGCCCAGAGATCGACTGTGAAGGGGGTCACACCTTCAGGCCCCCCTCTGTCAGTAACTATTGCATATGTGATATAACAAATGGTTACCACGGGGTGGATGAAATCCATGCCAGCCAAGCTGGAAGTATTCCA TCTACAGAGTCTGTCTGTGAAGTTGAAGCTCTTatggagaaaatgaagcagctgcaggagtgcaGAGATGAAGAGGAAGCCAGCCAAGAAGAGATGGCCACACGTtttgaaagagagaagagagaaagcaTGTTCGTGTGTTCTTCAG AAGATGAAGAATCTGCAGCAACAAGAGATGTGTCTCGTCACTTTGAGGATACCAGCTATGGTTACAAAGACTTCTCCAGACATGGAATGCACGTGCCCACCTTTCGTGTTCAG GATTATTCCTGGGAAGACCATGGCTATTCCTTGGTTAATCGTCTCTATCCAGACGTGGGACAACTACTTGATGAGAAGTTCCATATTGCTTATAATCTGACTTACAACACAATGGCCATGCACAAAGATGTGGATACCTCAATGCTAAGACGAGCTATTTGGAACTATATTCATTGTATGTTTGGAATAAG ATACGATGATTATGACTATGGTGAAATTAATCAGTTGTTGGACCGCAGCTTTAAAGTTTATATCAAGACTGTGGTTTGCACTCCTGAAAAGACCACAAAAAGAATGTATGATAGCTTCTGGAGACAGTTTAAACACTCTGAGAAG GTCCATGTAAATTTGCTTCTGGTAGAAGCTCGGATGCAAGCCGAACTACTTTATGCTCTGAGAGCTATTACTCGCTATATGACCTGA
- the SESN1 gene encoding sestrin-1 isoform X2 produces the protein MLSLSSATPLVPGELCSAGVCANGVSLQSSQARPGGFCLGIARRLRRSCIDLDCAFETELGIRIPRPLGHGPSRFIPEKETIQVGKEDATMHTLFAESFATLGRLDNVTLVMVFHPQYLESFLKTQHYLLQMDGPLPLHYRHYIGIMAAARHQCSYLVNLHVNDFLHVGGDPKWLNGLENAPQKLQNLGELNKMLAHRPWLITKEHIEQLLKTEENSWSLAELIHAVVLLTHYHSLASFTFGCGISPEIDCEGGHTFRPPSVSNYCICDITNGYHGVDEIHASQAGSIPSTESVCEVEALMEKMKQLQECRDEEEASQEEMATRFEREKRESMFVCSSEDEESAATRDVSRHFEDTSYGYKDFSRHGMHVPTFRVQDYSWEDHGYSLVNRLYPDVGQLLDEKFHIAYNLTYNTMAMHKDVDTSMLRRAIWNYIHCMFGIRYDDYDYGEINQLLDRSFKVYIKTVVCTPEKTTKRMYDSFWRQFKHSEKVHVNLLLVEARMQAELLYALRAITRYMT, from the exons ATGCTGTCGCTGTCCTCCGCAACGCCGCTGGTCCCAGGAGAGCTGTGTTCCGCCGGTGTGTGTGCTAACGGGGTGTCTCTGCAGAGTTCTCAGGCTCGTCCAGGTGGTTTTTGCCTCGGAATTGCCCGGCGTTTACGTCGTTCTTGCATAGATTTGGATTGTGCTTTTGAAACA gaaCTTGGAATAAGAATTCCTAGACCACTGGGACACGGACCAAGCAGATTCATCCCTGAGAAGGAG ACAATTCAGGTGGGAAAGGAGGACGCCACAATGCACACACTGTTTGCTGAGTCTTTTGCCACGCTGGGCCGACTGGACAATGTCACCTTGGTGATGGTTTTCCACCCACAGTATCTGGAAAGCTTTCTAAAAACTCAGCACTATCTGCTGCAGATGGATGGCCCGCTCCCGCTCCATTACCGGCACTACATTGGGATAATG GCTGCAGCACGACATCAGTGCTCTTACCTTGTTAACCTCCATGTGAATGACTTCCTTCATGTCGGTGGAGACCCTAAATGGTTGAATGGTCTGGAAAATGCACctcaaaaattgcaaaatttagGAGAACTGAACAAAATGTTGGCTCACCGACCCTGGCTTATCACCAAGGAACATATCGAG caactttTGAAGACTGAAGAGAACAGCTGgtccctggcagagctgatcCATGCAGTTGTTCTCCTTACACACTACCACTCCCTTGCTTCCTTCACGTTTGGCTGTGGCATCAGCCCAGAGATCGACTGTGAAGGGGGTCACACCTTCAGGCCCCCCTCTGTCAGTAACTATTGCATATGTGATATAACAAATGGTTACCACGGGGTGGATGAAATCCATGCCAGCCAAGCTGGAAGTATTCCA TCTACAGAGTCTGTCTGTGAAGTTGAAGCTCTTatggagaaaatgaagcagctgcaggagtgcaGAGATGAAGAGGAAGCCAGCCAAGAAGAGATGGCCACACGTtttgaaagagagaagagagaaagcaTGTTCGTGTGTTCTTCAG AAGATGAAGAATCTGCAGCAACAAGAGATGTGTCTCGTCACTTTGAGGATACCAGCTATGGTTACAAAGACTTCTCCAGACATGGAATGCACGTGCCCACCTTTCGTGTTCAG GATTATTCCTGGGAAGACCATGGCTATTCCTTGGTTAATCGTCTCTATCCAGACGTGGGACAACTACTTGATGAGAAGTTCCATATTGCTTATAATCTGACTTACAACACAATGGCCATGCACAAAGATGTGGATACCTCAATGCTAAGACGAGCTATTTGGAACTATATTCATTGTATGTTTGGAATAAG ATACGATGATTATGACTATGGTGAAATTAATCAGTTGTTGGACCGCAGCTTTAAAGTTTATATCAAGACTGTGGTTTGCACTCCTGAAAAGACCACAAAAAGAATGTATGATAGCTTCTGGAGACAGTTTAAACACTCTGAGAAG GTCCATGTAAATTTGCTTCTGGTAGAAGCTCGGATGCAAGCCGAACTACTTTATGCTCTGAGAGCTATTACTCGCTATATGACCTGA
- the SESN1 gene encoding sestrin-1 isoform X4 — protein MSISAASPDCLTIQVGKEDATMHTLFAESFATLGRLDNVTLVMVFHPQYLESFLKTQHYLLQMDGPLPLHYRHYIGIMAAARHQCSYLVNLHVNDFLHVGGDPKWLNGLENAPQKLQNLGELNKMLAHRPWLITKEHIEQLLKTEENSWSLAELIHAVVLLTHYHSLASFTFGCGISPEIDCEGGHTFRPPSVSNYCICDITNGYHGVDEIHASQAGSIPSTESVCEVEALMEKMKQLQECRDEEEASQEEMATRFEREKRESMFVCSSEDEESAATRDVSRHFEDTSYGYKDFSRHGMHVPTFRVQDYSWEDHGYSLVNRLYPDVGQLLDEKFHIAYNLTYNTMAMHKDVDTSMLRRAIWNYIHCMFGIRYDDYDYGEINQLLDRSFKVYIKTVVCTPEKTTKRMYDSFWRQFKHSEKVHVNLLLVEARMQAELLYALRAITRYMT, from the exons ATgagcatttctgctgcttctcctgatTGTCTG ACAATTCAGGTGGGAAAGGAGGACGCCACAATGCACACACTGTTTGCTGAGTCTTTTGCCACGCTGGGCCGACTGGACAATGTCACCTTGGTGATGGTTTTCCACCCACAGTATCTGGAAAGCTTTCTAAAAACTCAGCACTATCTGCTGCAGATGGATGGCCCGCTCCCGCTCCATTACCGGCACTACATTGGGATAATG GCTGCAGCACGACATCAGTGCTCTTACCTTGTTAACCTCCATGTGAATGACTTCCTTCATGTCGGTGGAGACCCTAAATGGTTGAATGGTCTGGAAAATGCACctcaaaaattgcaaaatttagGAGAACTGAACAAAATGTTGGCTCACCGACCCTGGCTTATCACCAAGGAACATATCGAG caactttTGAAGACTGAAGAGAACAGCTGgtccctggcagagctgatcCATGCAGTTGTTCTCCTTACACACTACCACTCCCTTGCTTCCTTCACGTTTGGCTGTGGCATCAGCCCAGAGATCGACTGTGAAGGGGGTCACACCTTCAGGCCCCCCTCTGTCAGTAACTATTGCATATGTGATATAACAAATGGTTACCACGGGGTGGATGAAATCCATGCCAGCCAAGCTGGAAGTATTCCA TCTACAGAGTCTGTCTGTGAAGTTGAAGCTCTTatggagaaaatgaagcagctgcaggagtgcaGAGATGAAGAGGAAGCCAGCCAAGAAGAGATGGCCACACGTtttgaaagagagaagagagaaagcaTGTTCGTGTGTTCTTCAG AAGATGAAGAATCTGCAGCAACAAGAGATGTGTCTCGTCACTTTGAGGATACCAGCTATGGTTACAAAGACTTCTCCAGACATGGAATGCACGTGCCCACCTTTCGTGTTCAG GATTATTCCTGGGAAGACCATGGCTATTCCTTGGTTAATCGTCTCTATCCAGACGTGGGACAACTACTTGATGAGAAGTTCCATATTGCTTATAATCTGACTTACAACACAATGGCCATGCACAAAGATGTGGATACCTCAATGCTAAGACGAGCTATTTGGAACTATATTCATTGTATGTTTGGAATAAG ATACGATGATTATGACTATGGTGAAATTAATCAGTTGTTGGACCGCAGCTTTAAAGTTTATATCAAGACTGTGGTTTGCACTCCTGAAAAGACCACAAAAAGAATGTATGATAGCTTCTGGAGACAGTTTAAACACTCTGAGAAG GTCCATGTAAATTTGCTTCTGGTAGAAGCTCGGATGCAAGCCGAACTACTTTATGCTCTGAGAGCTATTACTCGCTATATGACCTGA
- the SESN1 gene encoding sestrin-1 isoform X3: protein MFGTPCPGHPAKELGIRIPRPLGHGPSRFIPEKETIQVGKEDATMHTLFAESFATLGRLDNVTLVMVFHPQYLESFLKTQHYLLQMDGPLPLHYRHYIGIMAAARHQCSYLVNLHVNDFLHVGGDPKWLNGLENAPQKLQNLGELNKMLAHRPWLITKEHIEQLLKTEENSWSLAELIHAVVLLTHYHSLASFTFGCGISPEIDCEGGHTFRPPSVSNYCICDITNGYHGVDEIHASQAGSIPSTESVCEVEALMEKMKQLQECRDEEEASQEEMATRFEREKRESMFVCSSEDEESAATRDVSRHFEDTSYGYKDFSRHGMHVPTFRVQDYSWEDHGYSLVNRLYPDVGQLLDEKFHIAYNLTYNTMAMHKDVDTSMLRRAIWNYIHCMFGIRYDDYDYGEINQLLDRSFKVYIKTVVCTPEKTTKRMYDSFWRQFKHSEKVHVNLLLVEARMQAELLYALRAITRYMT, encoded by the exons ATGTTCGGAACTCCTTGTCCTGGACACCCTGCCAAA gaaCTTGGAATAAGAATTCCTAGACCACTGGGACACGGACCAAGCAGATTCATCCCTGAGAAGGAG ACAATTCAGGTGGGAAAGGAGGACGCCACAATGCACACACTGTTTGCTGAGTCTTTTGCCACGCTGGGCCGACTGGACAATGTCACCTTGGTGATGGTTTTCCACCCACAGTATCTGGAAAGCTTTCTAAAAACTCAGCACTATCTGCTGCAGATGGATGGCCCGCTCCCGCTCCATTACCGGCACTACATTGGGATAATG GCTGCAGCACGACATCAGTGCTCTTACCTTGTTAACCTCCATGTGAATGACTTCCTTCATGTCGGTGGAGACCCTAAATGGTTGAATGGTCTGGAAAATGCACctcaaaaattgcaaaatttagGAGAACTGAACAAAATGTTGGCTCACCGACCCTGGCTTATCACCAAGGAACATATCGAG caactttTGAAGACTGAAGAGAACAGCTGgtccctggcagagctgatcCATGCAGTTGTTCTCCTTACACACTACCACTCCCTTGCTTCCTTCACGTTTGGCTGTGGCATCAGCCCAGAGATCGACTGTGAAGGGGGTCACACCTTCAGGCCCCCCTCTGTCAGTAACTATTGCATATGTGATATAACAAATGGTTACCACGGGGTGGATGAAATCCATGCCAGCCAAGCTGGAAGTATTCCA TCTACAGAGTCTGTCTGTGAAGTTGAAGCTCTTatggagaaaatgaagcagctgcaggagtgcaGAGATGAAGAGGAAGCCAGCCAAGAAGAGATGGCCACACGTtttgaaagagagaagagagaaagcaTGTTCGTGTGTTCTTCAG AAGATGAAGAATCTGCAGCAACAAGAGATGTGTCTCGTCACTTTGAGGATACCAGCTATGGTTACAAAGACTTCTCCAGACATGGAATGCACGTGCCCACCTTTCGTGTTCAG GATTATTCCTGGGAAGACCATGGCTATTCCTTGGTTAATCGTCTCTATCCAGACGTGGGACAACTACTTGATGAGAAGTTCCATATTGCTTATAATCTGACTTACAACACAATGGCCATGCACAAAGATGTGGATACCTCAATGCTAAGACGAGCTATTTGGAACTATATTCATTGTATGTTTGGAATAAG ATACGATGATTATGACTATGGTGAAATTAATCAGTTGTTGGACCGCAGCTTTAAAGTTTATATCAAGACTGTGGTTTGCACTCCTGAAAAGACCACAAAAAGAATGTATGATAGCTTCTGGAGACAGTTTAAACACTCTGAGAAG GTCCATGTAAATTTGCTTCTGGTAGAAGCTCGGATGCAAGCCGAACTACTTTATGCTCTGAGAGCTATTACTCGCTATATGACCTGA